In a genomic window of Thermosynechococcus sp. CL-1:
- a CDS encoding agmatine deiminase family protein translates to MSPFFQPAEWLPHRACWLAFPSHEDLWGDLLPQVRSEFAALCRAIADPDPVTGQCRGEQLKILVLDEVGEATARSYLGDLNPQFYQLPFGDIWLRDTAPVGLINEAGERRLLCLPFNGWGKKYQLPGDSDLAVRLALAIGLPYEAVPLFLEGGAIEVDGEGTCLTTRQCLLNPNRNPYLDSEEVEARLKPALGVSKILWIESGLANDHTDGHIDTLVRFVAPATVVCMLPDSPEDPNYDVLLTIYEQLQTLTDAKGRSLEVIPVPSPGRVTSRKGEILPASYVNFYIANTTVVVPTYGVEADAKAVEAIAKLFPSRKTVGLPARTILEGGGAFHCITQQEL, encoded by the coding sequence ATGTCCCCCTTTTTTCAGCCCGCTGAGTGGCTGCCGCATCGCGCCTGTTGGTTAGCTTTCCCCAGTCACGAGGATTTGTGGGGCGATCTCTTACCTCAAGTACGCTCAGAGTTTGCAGCCCTGTGTCGGGCGATCGCTGACCCCGATCCCGTAACAGGTCAGTGCCGCGGGGAGCAACTGAAGATTCTGGTGCTGGACGAGGTGGGAGAAGCCACTGCTCGTTCTTATCTCGGGGATCTGAATCCACAGTTTTATCAGCTCCCCTTTGGTGACATTTGGCTGCGGGATACCGCTCCTGTGGGCTTAATCAATGAGGCAGGGGAGCGCCGACTCCTCTGTTTACCCTTTAATGGTTGGGGCAAGAAGTATCAACTTCCCGGCGATAGTGACTTGGCTGTGCGCCTTGCTCTAGCCATCGGCCTTCCCTATGAGGCGGTGCCGTTATTCTTGGAGGGGGGGGCGATCGAAGTGGATGGCGAAGGAACCTGCCTTACCACCCGCCAGTGTCTCCTCAACCCCAACCGCAATCCCTATTTAGACAGCGAAGAAGTGGAAGCCCGCCTCAAGCCCGCCCTTGGCGTGAGCAAAATCCTCTGGATTGAATCGGGACTGGCCAACGATCACACCGATGGTCACATCGATACGCTGGTGCGTTTTGTGGCTCCGGCAACCGTGGTTTGTATGCTGCCCGACAGCCCTGAGGATCCGAACTACGATGTCCTGCTGACGATTTATGAGCAGTTGCAAACGCTAACGGATGCCAAGGGGCGCTCCCTAGAGGTAATCCCAGTGCCTTCGCCGGGGCGGGTGACGAGTCGAAAGGGGGAGATTTTACCCGCTAGCTATGTCAATTTTTATATCGCCAATACCACTGTTGTCGTCCCCACCTATGGTGTCGAAGCCGATGCCAAAGCGGTTGAGGCGATCGCTAAGCTCTTTCCCAGTCGCAAAACCGTTGGCCTTCCCGCACGGACGATTTTAGAAGGGGGAGGCGCCTTCCATTGCATTACTCAGCAGGAACTATGA
- the rplF gene encoding 50S ribosomal protein L6: MSRIGKRPIPLPKNVTLTLDGQQVTVKGPKGQLSRVLPPEVNVAQEGESIVVKRRDDSRPAKERHGLCRTLLANMVEGVSQGFTKKLEIQGVGYRAQLQGKTLVLSMGYSHPVEIVPPEGITLEIEDNQGKKVQQGTIVLVSGIDKELVGNTSARIRAVRPPEPYKGKGIRYMGEFVRRKVGKTGKK; this comes from the coding sequence ATGTCTCGTATTGGCAAGCGTCCCATCCCCCTGCCAAAGAATGTTACCCTCACCCTAGACGGGCAGCAGGTCACGGTCAAAGGCCCCAAGGGTCAACTGAGTCGGGTTTTGCCGCCCGAGGTGAATGTTGCCCAAGAGGGCGAAAGTATTGTTGTCAAACGCCGCGATGATTCTCGACCTGCTAAAGAACGCCACGGCCTCTGCCGCACGCTACTGGCTAACATGGTGGAAGGCGTCTCCCAAGGGTTTACGAAAAAGCTGGAGATTCAAGGGGTCGGTTACCGCGCCCAACTCCAAGGCAAAACCCTTGTCCTCAGTATGGGCTACAGCCACCCCGTTGAGATTGTGCCACCCGAGGGCATTACCCTAGAAATTGAGGACAACCAAGGTAAAAAAGTGCAGCAGGGCACGATTGTCCTTGTCAGTGGCATTGATAAAGAACTAGTCGGCAACACCTCTGCCCGTATTCGCGCCGTACGTCCCCCTGAACCCTACAAGGGCAAGGGCATTCGCTATATGGGTGAATTTGTGCGTCGTAAAGTTGGTAAGACAGGGAAGAAATAG
- the aguB gene encoding N-carbamoylputrescine amidase, translating to MRTLTVAAIQAQLTDDVETNILHLSDLVRQAHQQGAQVIVLPELFEGHYFCKEERESHFRRAHPVKNHPTIAHFEALARELEVVIPVSFFEKAGTVYYNSVAMIDAGGVNLGVYRKSHIPDGPGYEEKFYFRPGNTGFRVWRTRYGKIGVGICWDQWFPEAARVMTLMGAEVLVYPTAIGSEPHDPTLDTKDPWQRVMVGHAVANVIPVVAANRVGDEGGQVFYGSSFIANPRGDLVAEADRTQEAVLVHKFDLEEIEHLRAAYGFFRDRRPGLYKALLTADGVI from the coding sequence ATGAGAACACTGACCGTTGCTGCCATTCAAGCTCAACTGACCGATGATGTTGAGACCAATATTCTGCACCTCAGTGATCTAGTGCGGCAGGCGCATCAGCAGGGGGCACAGGTCATTGTCCTGCCAGAGCTATTTGAAGGTCACTATTTTTGTAAGGAAGAGCGGGAGAGTCACTTTCGGCGGGCACACCCCGTGAAAAACCACCCAACAATTGCCCACTTTGAGGCTTTGGCGCGGGAACTGGAGGTGGTGATTCCAGTGTCCTTTTTTGAAAAGGCGGGCACCGTCTATTACAACAGTGTGGCCATGATTGATGCGGGGGGCGTCAACCTCGGTGTCTATCGCAAAAGTCATATTCCCGATGGCCCCGGCTATGAGGAAAAGTTTTACTTCCGCCCCGGAAATACGGGCTTTCGAGTCTGGCGTACCCGCTACGGCAAAATCGGTGTCGGCATCTGCTGGGATCAGTGGTTTCCAGAGGCTGCACGGGTGATGACCCTGATGGGAGCAGAAGTGCTCGTGTATCCCACTGCCATTGGTAGTGAACCCCACGATCCCACACTGGACACCAAAGACCCGTGGCAGCGGGTGATGGTTGGTCATGCAGTGGCAAATGTGATTCCAGTGGTGGCAGCGAACCGTGTGGGTGATGAGGGGGGGCAAGTATTTTATGGCAGTTCATTTATTGCTAATCCAAGGGGAGATCTGGTGGCTGAGGCCGATCGCACCCAAGAAGCAGTGCTTGTCCATAAATTTGATTTAGAGGAAATTGAGCACCTACGGGCGGCCTATGGCTTCTTTCGCGATCGCCGACCCGGCCTCTACAAAGCCCTGTTGACTGCGGATGGTGTTATTTAA
- the rpmE gene encoding 50S ribosomal protein L31, whose amino-acid sequence MPKPNIHPQWYPEAKVYCDGEVVMTVGSTKPELHVDIWSGNHPFFTGTQKIVDAEGRVERFRRKYSGAKPQQTAKGKKAAAKPAPKTNKKG is encoded by the coding sequence ATGCCAAAACCGAACATTCATCCCCAGTGGTATCCCGAAGCCAAAGTTTATTGTGACGGTGAAGTGGTGATGACCGTGGGTTCCACGAAACCCGAACTACACGTGGATATCTGGTCAGGCAACCATCCCTTCTTCACGGGTACTCAGAAAATCGTTGACGCTGAAGGGCGGGTGGAACGCTTCCGCCGCAAATACAGCGGTGCCAAGCCCCAGCAAACTGCTAAAGGGAAAAAAGCCGCCGCTAAACCTGCACCCAAAACCAACAAAAAGGGCTAA
- the secY gene encoding preprotein translocase subunit SecY, whose protein sequence is MIVNRGKAPTAQETFMQMAQAAGLRGRLLITIGLLILVRLGIYLPIPGIDRAVFAQSVQDNAVIRFLDIFSGGGLSALGIFALGILPYINASIIMQLLTAALPSLERLQKDEGEAGRRKISQITRYVAVGWAVLQSFGIAIFVSSIPGAALHPGAWFVAEIVLGLTAGSMVVMWISELITERGVGNGASLLIFLSIVAYLPASVGQTIALAESGGNIGGIVILVAVFLAMIVGIVFVQEGTRRIPIVSARRQVGRKLYREQTSYLPLRLNQGGVMPIIFASAVLILPSTLAQFTRNELVARFASYVSPAGPTPWLYVIFYLLLILFFSYFYSSLVVNPVDMSQNLKKMGASIPGIRPGKATSDYLERVLNRLTFLGAIFLGLVAIIPTAVESATKVTTFQGLGATSLLILVGVAIDTSKQIQTYVISQRYEGMVKQ, encoded by the coding sequence ATGATTGTGAATCGCGGCAAGGCACCCACTGCCCAAGAAACCTTTATGCAGATGGCTCAAGCGGCTGGTCTGCGGGGGCGACTCCTGATCACCATTGGGCTATTGATCTTGGTACGGCTGGGGATTTATCTACCCATTCCGGGGATCGATCGCGCCGTTTTTGCCCAGAGCGTCCAAGATAATGCCGTGATTCGCTTCCTCGACATCTTTTCAGGCGGTGGCCTCTCTGCCCTTGGGATTTTTGCCCTCGGCATCCTGCCCTATATTAACGCCTCCATCATCATGCAATTGCTGACTGCTGCTCTCCCCTCCTTGGAGCGGCTGCAAAAGGATGAGGGAGAAGCCGGCCGCCGCAAAATTTCCCAAATTACTCGCTACGTGGCTGTGGGCTGGGCAGTTCTGCAAAGTTTTGGCATTGCCATTTTTGTGAGTTCCATTCCCGGTGCGGCTTTGCATCCGGGGGCGTGGTTTGTGGCTGAAATTGTCCTTGGCCTGACCGCTGGCTCAATGGTGGTGATGTGGATTTCGGAATTGATTACTGAGCGGGGCGTGGGTAATGGAGCCTCACTCTTGATCTTTTTGAGCATTGTTGCCTACTTGCCTGCCTCAGTGGGTCAGACGATCGCCCTCGCCGAAAGTGGTGGCAATATTGGCGGCATTGTTATTCTGGTGGCCGTCTTTTTGGCCATGATTGTTGGCATTGTCTTTGTGCAAGAGGGTACCCGCCGCATCCCTATTGTTTCGGCACGTCGCCAAGTGGGGCGCAAACTCTACCGCGAGCAAACCAGTTACCTGCCCCTGCGCTTAAACCAAGGGGGGGTGATGCCAATCATTTTCGCCTCAGCAGTACTGATTCTGCCTTCGACCTTAGCGCAGTTTACCCGCAATGAACTCGTGGCGCGATTTGCGAGTTATGTTTCTCCAGCAGGGCCGACGCCGTGGCTATATGTGATTTTCTATTTACTGTTGATTCTCTTCTTTAGCTACTTTTACTCCTCCTTAGTGGTCAACCCTGTGGATATGTCCCAAAACCTGAAAAAAATGGGCGCCAGTATTCCGGGAATCCGACCGGGGAAAGCCACCTCTGATTACCTAGAGCGGGTTCTCAACCGCCTGACATTCCTAGGGGCGATCTTTTTGGGTCTGGTGGCGATTATTCCCACGGCAGTCGAAAGTGCAACCAAAGTAACAACATTTCAAGGGCTGGGGGCGACCTCCCTGTTGATCTTGGTGGGGGTGGCCATTGACACCTCAAAACAGATTCAAACCTATGTGATTTCACAACGTTATGAGGGGATGGTGAAGCAGTAA
- the rpsE gene encoding 30S ribosomal protein S5, with protein MANRRKNPRKVEKETDWQERVVQIRRVSKVVKGGKKLSFRAIVVVGNERGQVGVGVGKAADVIGAVRKGVADGKKHLIDVPITKSNSIPHPTFGEGGAARVMIRPAAPGTGVIAGGSVRTVLELAGVRNVLAKQLGSSNPLNNARAALEALAALRTFQEVAEEREIPIENLYSK; from the coding sequence ATGGCAAATCGTCGTAAAAACCCCCGCAAAGTTGAAAAAGAAACCGACTGGCAAGAGCGGGTCGTCCAGATCCGCCGCGTCTCCAAAGTAGTCAAAGGCGGTAAGAAACTAAGCTTCCGCGCCATTGTGGTTGTTGGCAATGAGCGTGGCCAAGTGGGTGTGGGCGTCGGTAAAGCTGCCGATGTCATTGGTGCGGTGCGCAAAGGTGTGGCCGATGGCAAAAAGCACCTGATTGATGTCCCGATCACCAAATCCAACTCTATTCCCCACCCCACTTTTGGCGAAGGCGGTGCTGCCCGCGTCATGATTCGCCCCGCTGCACCGGGAACCGGGGTAATTGCTGGTGGTTCTGTGCGCACCGTTCTGGAACTAGCAGGGGTACGCAACGTGCTGGCCAAACAACTAGGCTCCAGTAACCCCCTCAACAATGCCCGCGCCGCCCTCGAAGCCCTTGCAGCCTTGCGCACCTTCCAAGAAGTTGCCGAGGAGCGGGAAATCCCCATTGAAAACCTCTATAGCAAATAG
- the rpsK gene encoding 30S ribosomal protein S11, which translates to MAPSAKRSGPRKQKRNVPSGVAHIQSTFNNTIVSITDPNGEVIAWASAGSSGFKGAKKGTPFAAQTAADNAARRAIDQGMRQIEVMVSGPGSGRETAIRALQAAGLEITLIRDVTPIPHNGCRPPKRRRV; encoded by the coding sequence ATGGCACCCTCTGCAAAACGCTCTGGCCCTCGTAAGCAAAAGCGCAATGTCCCCAGTGGCGTTGCCCACATTCAGTCCACATTTAATAACACGATTGTCTCAATTACCGACCCCAATGGTGAGGTGATTGCTTGGGCCTCCGCTGGCTCCAGTGGTTTCAAAGGTGCCAAAAAAGGCACACCCTTTGCGGCTCAAACTGCTGCTGATAATGCAGCTCGCCGTGCCATTGATCAGGGGATGCGGCAAATTGAGGTCATGGTGAGTGGTCCCGGTTCCGGTCGCGAGACAGCGATTCGGGCGTTGCAAGCCGCAGGTCTAGAAATTACCCTCATTCGGGATGTGACCCCCATTCCCCACAATGGTTGCCGTCCCCCCAAACGGCGGCGGGTTTAG
- a CDS encoding adenylate kinase: MRLILFGGPGSGKGTQAAILTTLLGIPHISTGDILRAERAAGTPLGQQAQNYMDRGELVPDQVIVDMVANRLQQPDTAAGWLLDGFPRNGAQAAVFEEMLKSIHQDYDYLLFLDVPAAILQERALNRAKQAANGQQRSDDTPETILKRVQVYERETLPMIRQYMSHPKFVHIDGTRTIEEVTAAIQARIGEVNRV, translated from the coding sequence ATGCGCTTAATTTTGTTTGGCGGTCCCGGTTCGGGCAAGGGGACACAGGCAGCAATTCTGACCACGCTTTTGGGGATTCCCCATATTTCCACAGGGGATATTCTGCGGGCAGAGCGAGCTGCGGGCACCCCCCTCGGTCAACAGGCTCAAAACTACATGGATCGCGGTGAACTGGTACCGGATCAGGTGATTGTGGATATGGTGGCCAATCGCTTGCAACAGCCAGATACGGCTGCGGGTTGGCTTTTGGACGGTTTTCCCCGCAATGGGGCACAGGCGGCAGTCTTTGAGGAGATGCTCAAAAGCATTCACCAAGACTATGATTACTTGCTCTTCTTAGATGTGCCTGCTGCGATTCTCCAAGAACGCGCCCTCAATCGCGCCAAGCAAGCGGCCAATGGTCAGCAGCGCTCCGATGATACTCCTGAAACCATCCTCAAGCGGGTACAGGTCTATGAGCGGGAAACCCTACCAATGATTCGACAGTACATGAGTCATCCCAAGTTTGTACACATTGATGGAACACGTACGATCGAAGAGGTAACTGCTGCCATTCAAGCACGTATTGGGGAGGTGAACCGTGTCTAA
- the rplQ gene encoding 50S ribosomal protein L17: MRHQRRVPQLGLPADQRKALLRALTTELIRHGRITTTKARAKAVRAEAERMITLAKDGSLAARRRALGYLYDKQLVHALFAQAPERYGDRQGGYTRIIRSVRRRGDNAELAVIELV; encoded by the coding sequence ATGCGTCACCAACGTCGGGTTCCCCAGCTAGGACTGCCAGCCGATCAACGAAAAGCACTGCTGCGGGCACTGACCACTGAATTGATTCGCCATGGCCGCATTACCACCACCAAAGCGCGGGCAAAGGCGGTACGCGCAGAGGCGGAGCGGATGATCACCTTGGCAAAGGATGGCTCCTTGGCGGCACGGCGGCGTGCCCTTGGCTATCTCTACGATAAGCAACTGGTGCATGCTCTGTTTGCCCAAGCCCCAGAGCGCTATGGCGATCGCCAGGGGGGCTATACCCGCATTATCCGCAGTGTGCGGCGGCGGGGTGATAATGCCGAATTGGCAGTCATTGAACTGGTGTAG
- the truA gene encoding tRNA pseudouridine(38-40) synthase TruA produces MMTAIAPPQSGQRLALLIQYQGTHFHGWQRQVGQRTVQEVIEQAIASVVNHPVSVVAAGRTDTGVHAAGQVAHVTVNSPIPVHRWPGILNARLPADVVIRAAAVVPDHWHARFSALWRRYRYTLYTDPCPNIFLRPWTWHYYYAPLDVEKMAAVLQPLLGRHHLSAFHRSGSNRAHSWVEVQAVSCQRRGALVEIEVQASGFLYGMMRLLVGLLVQVGQGQRSPASFTEIWQQEQRHLVKYAAPPVGLCLLGVGYPESPFPLALCTEAMPQFQLASITPELSIA; encoded by the coding sequence ATGATGACGGCGATCGCACCTCCTCAGAGTGGCCAACGCTTGGCACTGCTTATTCAGTACCAGGGCACCCATTTCCACGGCTGGCAACGGCAGGTGGGACAGCGCACGGTACAGGAGGTGATTGAGCAGGCGATCGCCAGTGTTGTCAACCATCCCGTCTCTGTTGTCGCAGCAGGTCGTACCGATACAGGGGTTCATGCTGCTGGTCAAGTGGCTCACGTCACGGTCAACTCGCCCATTCCCGTTCATCGTTGGCCGGGGATTCTCAATGCTCGCTTGCCCGCCGATGTGGTGATTCGTGCGGCGGCGGTGGTGCCCGATCACTGGCATGCCCGTTTCTCCGCGCTGTGGCGTCGCTATCGCTATACCCTCTATACCGATCCCTGCCCCAATATCTTTCTGCGCCCTTGGACATGGCACTACTACTATGCCCCCTTAGATGTGGAAAAAATGGCAGCCGTGCTTCAGCCATTGTTGGGGCGGCATCACCTCAGTGCCTTTCACCGTTCTGGCTCGAATCGTGCCCATTCTTGGGTGGAGGTGCAGGCGGTGAGCTGCCAGCGGCGCGGTGCCCTTGTGGAAATTGAGGTGCAAGCTTCGGGGTTTCTCTACGGCATGATGCGCCTGTTGGTGGGACTCTTGGTACAGGTGGGGCAAGGCCAGCGATCGCCCGCCAGTTTTACGGAAATTTGGCAGCAGGAGCAACGCCACCTCGTCAAGTATGCTGCCCCCCCTGTAGGCCTTTGTCTATTGGGGGTGGGTTATCCTGAATCGCCTTTCCCCCTTGCCCTGTGCACCGAGGCGATGCCCCAGTTTCAGTTAGCCTCCATTACCCCTGAATTGTCCATTGCATAG
- the infA gene encoding translation initiation factor IF-1 has product MSKQDAIEIEGTVTESLPNAMFRVDLDNGFNVLAHISGKIRRNYIKILPGDRVKVELTPYDLTKGRITYRLRKK; this is encoded by the coding sequence GTGTCTAAACAGGATGCTATTGAAATTGAAGGGACAGTGACCGAGTCATTGCCCAACGCCATGTTTCGGGTGGATCTGGACAATGGCTTTAATGTCCTTGCCCATATTTCCGGTAAGATTCGCCGCAACTACATCAAAATTTTGCCGGGCGATCGCGTGAAGGTGGAATTGACCCCCTATGACCTGACCAAGGGGCGGATTACCTATCGCCTGCGCAAAAAGTAG
- the rpsI gene encoding 30S ribosomal protein S9 has product MQIADQSKRVVYLGTGRRKSAVARVRLIPGSGQLLINGRNGADYLQNNPTYLNLVKAPLETLGLESSYDIYVNATGGGLTGQADAIRLGIARALCQLDIENRKPLKTEGYLTRDPRAKERRKYGLRKARKAPQYSKR; this is encoded by the coding sequence ATGCAGATTGCTGATCAGTCTAAGCGGGTAGTTTATTTGGGAACCGGTCGCCGTAAGTCGGCGGTGGCACGGGTGCGCCTGATCCCTGGTAGCGGTCAACTGTTGATCAATGGCCGCAATGGGGCTGACTACCTGCAAAACAACCCCACCTATCTCAACTTGGTGAAAGCCCCCCTTGAAACCCTTGGCCTTGAAAGTAGCTATGATATTTATGTCAATGCCACGGGGGGTGGTTTGACGGGGCAAGCAGATGCCATTCGTTTAGGGATTGCCCGCGCCCTGTGTCAACTGGACATCGAAAACCGCAAGCCTCTGAAAACGGAAGGCTATCTCACCCGCGATCCCCGTGCCAAGGAGCGGCGTAAATACGGTCTGCGCAAAGCCCGCAAAGCCCCCCAATACTCAAAACGCTAA
- the rplO gene encoding 50S ribosomal protein L15 has translation MRFQDLHPQAGSRRRKRRIGRGIAAGQGASGGFGMRGQKSRSGRPTRPGFEGGQNPLYRRLPKLKHFPLVNRKVYTTINVGRLNTLPANSVVTVESLLEAGILTTAKYPLKVLGDGELNVKLEVHAAAFSGSARSKIEAAGGVCVETCVAADSE, from the coding sequence ATGCGGTTTCAAGATCTGCACCCCCAAGCGGGATCGCGACGACGCAAACGGCGGATTGGTCGGGGCATTGCCGCAGGTCAAGGGGCAAGTGGTGGCTTTGGGATGCGCGGGCAAAAATCCCGTTCTGGTCGCCCCACCCGTCCCGGCTTTGAAGGCGGTCAAAACCCCCTCTACCGTCGTCTCCCCAAACTCAAGCACTTTCCCCTCGTCAACCGGAAGGTTTACACTACGATCAACGTGGGTCGTCTCAATACCCTACCCGCCAATAGTGTAGTGACGGTTGAGTCTCTCCTTGAGGCTGGCATTCTCACCACCGCCAAATATCCCCTCAAAGTGCTGGGGGATGGTGAGCTAAACGTCAAGCTAGAGGTTCATGCCGCTGCCTTTAGTGGCAGTGCCCGCAGCAAGATTGAAGCTGCTGGTGGGGTATGTGTGGAGACCTGCGTTGCTGCCGACAGTGAATAG
- the rpsM gene encoding 30S ribosomal protein S13: protein MARIAGVDLPRDKRIEIALTYIYGIGLTRSKEILAKTGVNPDTRTRDLTDADIAALRAAIDEYQVEGDLRRLEAMNIKRLMDIGCYRGRRHRLGLPVRGQRTRTNARTRRGGRRTVAGKKKPAAKK, encoded by the coding sequence ATGGCTCGTATTGCTGGTGTTGATTTACCCCGCGACAAACGCATTGAAATTGCCCTCACCTACATCTATGGCATCGGCTTGACCCGCTCCAAAGAAATTTTGGCAAAAACGGGTGTTAACCCAGATACCCGCACTCGCGATTTGACGGATGCCGATATTGCGGCACTGCGGGCTGCGATTGACGAGTACCAAGTGGAAGGGGATCTGCGCCGTCTCGAGGCCATGAATATCAAGCGGCTCATGGACATTGGCTGCTACCGCGGGCGGCGGCATCGCCTTGGATTGCCGGTTCGTGGTCAGCGTACCCGTACCAATGCTCGCACCCGTCGTGGTGGTCGCCGCACTGTGGCGGGTAAGAAAAAACCCGCTGCTAAGAAATAA
- a CDS encoding DNA-directed RNA polymerase subunit alpha, giving the protein MAYQIECLETRVEEDQGQYGQFALHPLAPGQGITVGNALRRVLLANLPGSAVTAVRIAGVNHEFSTIPGVREDVMDILLQMKQLVIRSHTSEPQMGRLFAQAPENEPLTVTAGMVQLGSEVEVVNPNHYIATLMPGATLEMEFKIEQDRGYRSVERVRDDRLALDYLQLDAVFMPVRRVNYTVDSVRSAGTEGDRQLQDYLKLEIWTNGSLTPQDALNQAATILVDLFSPLKEVPLHTSEATTTDEHDETGQIPIEQLNLSVRAYNCLKRAQVNTVADLLEYSQEELLEIKNFGQKSAEEVIEALQKHLGITLPPQKAARN; this is encoded by the coding sequence ATGGCATATCAAATTGAATGTTTGGAAACACGGGTTGAGGAGGATCAAGGGCAGTACGGCCAATTTGCGCTGCACCCCCTCGCCCCCGGTCAAGGGATTACGGTGGGGAATGCCCTGCGGCGGGTTCTTCTTGCCAACTTACCCGGTAGTGCCGTGACAGCGGTGCGCATTGCCGGTGTGAATCATGAGTTTTCAACAATTCCCGGTGTGCGCGAAGATGTCATGGACATTTTGCTGCAAATGAAGCAGTTGGTGATTCGCAGCCACACCTCAGAACCCCAAATGGGTCGCCTTTTTGCCCAAGCCCCTGAGAATGAGCCATTGACGGTTACTGCTGGCATGGTGCAACTTGGCTCTGAAGTGGAAGTGGTCAACCCCAACCACTATATTGCCACGCTGATGCCGGGGGCAACCTTGGAGATGGAATTCAAGATTGAACAGGATCGCGGCTATCGCTCGGTGGAGCGGGTACGGGACGATCGCCTTGCCTTGGACTATCTGCAATTGGATGCGGTCTTTATGCCCGTGCGGCGGGTGAACTATACCGTTGATTCGGTGCGCAGTGCCGGTACAGAGGGCGATCGCCAACTCCAAGACTATCTAAAGCTGGAAATCTGGACGAATGGCAGCTTGACCCCCCAAGATGCCCTCAATCAGGCGGCAACAATCCTCGTGGATCTCTTTAGCCCCTTGAAGGAAGTGCCCCTGCACACCTCCGAGGCCACCACCACTGACGAGCATGATGAAACGGGACAAATTCCCATTGAGCAACTCAATTTGTCGGTGCGTGCCTACAACTGTCTCAAGCGTGCCCAAGTCAATACGGTCGCTGACCTCCTTGAGTATTCCCAAGAAGAGCTACTGGAGATCAAAAACTTCGGTCAAAAGTCTGCTGAGGAAGTGATCGAGGCACTGCAAAAACACTTGGGAATTACGCTACCGCCCCAAAAAGCTGCCCGTAATTAG
- the rplR gene encoding 50S ribosomal protein L18, translated as MKQTRTAARQSRHQRIRRKVKGTSDRPRLAVFRSHQHIYAQVIDDTRHHTLVAASSVEPELRQKLGKGSTCAASIEVGRLIAERAKAAGIERVVFDRGGNIYHGRVKALADAAREAGLDF; from the coding sequence ATGAAACAAACTCGTACTGCGGCTCGCCAAAGTCGGCATCAGCGCATTCGCCGCAAAGTCAAAGGTACCAGCGATCGCCCCCGCCTCGCTGTCTTTCGTTCCCATCAGCATATCTATGCCCAGGTGATTGATGACACCCGGCACCATACCCTTGTGGCCGCTTCCAGTGTTGAGCCAGAACTGCGGCAAAAACTAGGAAAAGGGAGCACCTGTGCCGCCTCTATTGAAGTGGGGCGACTAATTGCAGAGCGTGCCAAAGCCGCTGGCATTGAGCGCGTTGTCTTTGATCGCGGTGGCAATATCTACCATGGTCGTGTCAAGGCCTTGGCGGATGCCGCCCGTGAAGCTGGACTAGACTTTTAG
- the rpmJ gene encoding 50S ribosomal protein L36, with product MKVRASVRRICEKCRVIRRRGRVMVICTNPKHKQRQG from the coding sequence ATGAAAGTAAGAGCATCGGTACGGCGTATTTGTGAAAAATGCCGCGTCATTCGGCGACGTGGTCGGGTCATGGTGATCTGCACCAATCCGAAGCACAAGCAGCGCCAAGGGTAA
- the rplM gene encoding 50S ribosomal protein L13: MTSTVKTPLPAVDDLAPQWYVIDAADQRLGRLAAEIARILRGKNKAIYTPHMDTGDFVIVINAEKVTITGRKRSQKLYRRHSGRPGGMKIETFDQLQARIPERIIEHAVKGMLPKNSLGRKLFTKLKVYAGPEHPHQAQKPQPLTINTIPGA; encoded by the coding sequence ATGACCAGTACCGTAAAGACACCACTGCCCGCCGTGGATGACCTTGCTCCCCAGTGGTATGTCATTGATGCCGCTGATCAACGCTTGGGTCGGCTAGCTGCAGAAATTGCCCGTATTCTCAGGGGCAAAAACAAAGCCATTTACACCCCCCACATGGACACAGGTGACTTTGTGATTGTCATCAATGCCGAGAAAGTCACCATCACTGGCAGAAAACGCTCCCAAAAACTCTACCGTCGTCACTCGGGACGCCCCGGCGGCATGAAAATTGAAACCTTTGATCAACTGCAAGCCCGCATTCCCGAGCGGATTATTGAGCATGCTGTCAAAGGGATGCTGCCGAAAAATTCCCTTGGCCGTAAACTCTTTACCAAGCTGAAAGTTTATGCTGGGCCAGAGCATCCCCACCAAGCGCAAAAACCCCAGCCTTTGACCATTAACACGATTCCGGGAGCCTAA